Proteins encoded by one window of Vidua chalybeata isolate OUT-0048 chromosome 10, bVidCha1 merged haplotype, whole genome shotgun sequence:
- the LOC128792907 gene encoding uncharacterized protein LOC128792907 isoform X2 produces MPVSFRVPHDLRYIAKALFAPTECDLWEIHWKKLLKPLLRKYDLAEVVGEGDEAMEALAGEGEFSSPEDQILLAQELLQDIAAAGKEALLKIPDATRVPASGKLAAKREEGPRDDTKWPFSASQPPDHQGGRVAAWPSPAVQRSHEDGLRLFRRTGTLNQGNHQVLRSSVTISLQDEDLTRIPAGFLGPLHDCRDTTVLILEDSFNTPNEITILAEGKSVQMRLMADTGADVTIIPQTFVAQILSPVRRLFPEAIILHDMDDVLVCASDSTYLKATLDKTIKAIKAAGLQIAEEKIQFSAPWRYLGFLITGRTVTPQTLTINKDPKTLRDLQQLCGTITWIRPLLGLTTEELSPLFCLLRGDGDLASPRELTPAAREALQRVAVALKSRQAHRVVRTLPVNFAVLGKCPHLHGLLFQWDNRASDPLVILEWLFLPHQPSRTITTPAELLATLIMKARHRL; encoded by the exons ATGCCTGTGTCCTTCAGAG TCCCCCATGATTTAAGGTATATTGCTAAGGCACTGTTTGCTCCCACCGAATGCGACCTCTGggagattcattggaaaaaactgttgaaaccacTCCTGCGCAAGTATGATCtcgcagaggtggtgggagagggggatgaggcaatggaagcccttgctggagaaggggagttcagcagtccggaggaccaaattctactagcacaggagctgcttcaggacataGCAGCAGCGGGAAAGGAGGCACTCCTGAAGATACCGGATG CGACAAGGGTACCAGCCAGCGGGAAACTGGCGGCGAAGCGCGAGGAAGGGCCGCGCGATGACACCAAGtggcccttctcagcatcccagcctcccgACCATCAGGGAGGACGAGTGGCCGCGTGGCCAAGTCCAGCAGTTCAGCGCAGCCACGAGGACGGACTCCGCCTCTTCCGCCGGACAGGTACCCTAAATCAGGGCAATCATCAGGTCCTCCGCAGCAGCgtcaccatctctctccaggatgaggacctgacgagaattcctgctgggttcctgggcCCCCTCCACGACTGTCGGGACACCACCGTGCTCATCTTAGAAGACTCCTTCAACACGCCaaatgaaatcaccatcttagctgag ggaaagtcgGTGCAGATGCggctcatggcagacacaggagctgacgTGACCATCATCCCCCAG acttttgtagcgcagattttatcacctgtgcgtcggcttttccctgaggccatcatcctgcatgacatggatgatgtgctagttTGTGCTTCCGACTCGACATACCTAAAGGCAACACTGGACAAGACTATTAAGgctatcaaagctgcagggctccagatagCAGAAGAGAAGATCCAATTCTCAGCACCATGGAGGTACCTCGGATTCCTCATCACGGGAAGGACAGTGACGCCACAGACACTGACCATCAACAAGGATCCGAAGACTCTGCgagaccttcagcagctgtgcggaacgatcacctggatccgccccctcctgggactgacgactgaggagctgtcacctctcttctgtctgcttcgaGGCGACGGAGACCTCGCCTCACCACGCGAGCTGACACCTGCCGCGCGGGAAGCCCTGCAACGGgttgctgttgctctgaagtCTCGCCAGGCACACCGCGTGGTCCGGACCCTTCCCGTGAACTTCGCGGTGTTGGGTAAGTGCCCCCACCTCCATGGGcttctcttccagtgggataACAGAGCATCTGATCCCCTGGTCATCTTAGAGTGGCTCTTCCTCCCACACCAGCCCTCTAGGACGATCACGACCCCTGCAGAATTGCTAGccactttaataatgaaggcaCGACACCGCCTCTga
- the LOC128792907 gene encoding uncharacterized protein LOC128792907 isoform X1: MPVSFRVPHDLRYIAKALFAPTECDLWEIHWKKLLKPLLRKYDLAEVVGEGDEAMEALAGEGEFSSPEDQILLAQELLQDIAAAGKEALLKIPDATRVPASGKLAAKREEGPRDDTKWPFSASQPPDHQGGRVAAWPSPAVQRSHEDGLRLFRRTGTLNQGNHQVLRSSVTISLQDEDLTRIPAGFLGPLHDCRDTTVLILEDSFNTPNEITILAEGKSVQMRLMADTGADVTIIPQVRWPSDWELVPPCGRISGVGGAVHSLRSRHLVCVEGPEGQLATTFVAQILSPVRRLFPEAIILHDMDDVLVCASDSTYLKATLDKTIKAIKAAGLQIAEEKIQFSAPWRYLGFLITGRTVTPQTLTINKDPKTLRDLQQLCGTITWIRPLLGLTTEELSPLFCLLRGDGDLASPRELTPAAREALQRVAVALKSRQAHRVVRTLPVNFAVLGKCPHLHGLLFQWDNRASDPLVILEWLFLPHQPSRTITTPAELLATLIMKARHRL, translated from the exons ATGCCTGTGTCCTTCAGAG TCCCCCATGATTTAAGGTATATTGCTAAGGCACTGTTTGCTCCCACCGAATGCGACCTCTGggagattcattggaaaaaactgttgaaaccacTCCTGCGCAAGTATGATCtcgcagaggtggtgggagagggggatgaggcaatggaagcccttgctggagaaggggagttcagcagtccggaggaccaaattctactagcacaggagctgcttcaggacataGCAGCAGCGGGAAAGGAGGCACTCCTGAAGATACCGGATG CGACAAGGGTACCAGCCAGCGGGAAACTGGCGGCGAAGCGCGAGGAAGGGCCGCGCGATGACACCAAGtggcccttctcagcatcccagcctcccgACCATCAGGGAGGACGAGTGGCCGCGTGGCCAAGTCCAGCAGTTCAGCGCAGCCACGAGGACGGACTCCGCCTCTTCCGCCGGACAGGTACCCTAAATCAGGGCAATCATCAGGTCCTCCGCAGCAGCgtcaccatctctctccaggatgaggacctgacgagaattcctgctgggttcctgggcCCCCTCCACGACTGTCGGGACACCACCGTGCTCATCTTAGAAGACTCCTTCAACACGCCaaatgaaatcaccatcttagctgag ggaaagtcgGTGCAGATGCggctcatggcagacacaggagctgacgTGACCATCATCCCCCAGGTGAGGTGGCCCAGCGACTGGGAGCTTGTGCCCCCTTGCGGCAGGATCTCCGGTGTGGGCGGAGCGGTCCACTCTCTGAGGAGTAGGCATCTTGTGTGCGTGGAAGGTCCGGAAGGACAATTGGCAACG acttttgtagcgcagattttatcacctgtgcgtcggcttttccctgaggccatcatcctgcatgacatggatgatgtgctagttTGTGCTTCCGACTCGACATACCTAAAGGCAACACTGGACAAGACTATTAAGgctatcaaagctgcagggctccagatagCAGAAGAGAAGATCCAATTCTCAGCACCATGGAGGTACCTCGGATTCCTCATCACGGGAAGGACAGTGACGCCACAGACACTGACCATCAACAAGGATCCGAAGACTCTGCgagaccttcagcagctgtgcggaacgatcacctggatccgccccctcctgggactgacgactgaggagctgtcacctctcttctgtctgcttcgaGGCGACGGAGACCTCGCCTCACCACGCGAGCTGACACCTGCCGCGCGGGAAGCCCTGCAACGGgttgctgttgctctgaagtCTCGCCAGGCACACCGCGTGGTCCGGACCCTTCCCGTGAACTTCGCGGTGTTGGGTAAGTGCCCCCACCTCCATGGGcttctcttccagtgggataACAGAGCATCTGATCCCCTGGTCATCTTAGAGTGGCTCTTCCTCCCACACCAGCCCTCTAGGACGATCACGACCCCTGCAGAATTGCTAGccactttaataatgaaggcaCGACACCGCCTCTga